The window CGGAGGCTTCGCCTTCCGGGGGCACCTTCCCGAGCGGGATGGCATCCTGGCCGGCCTCTACCTGCTGGATTTTATGGTCCGGACCGGCAAACGCCCTTCGGAGCTGATCCGCTGGCTCTTCGAGCTGGTCGGCCCCCATTATTACTCCCGCATCGATGTGGAATTCCCCCCGGAACGCCGGGAGGAGACCCGAGCCCGCCTGGATCAGACACAACCGCATCGCTTGGCCGGCCTGCAGGTGGTCCGCATCGATCGCTCCGACGGCTACAAGTTCTACCTGGAGGACGGCGGCTGGCTGCTGATCCGGTTCTCGGGAACGGAGCCCCTGCTGCGGATCTACACCGAGACCACCGTGCCGGAGCGGGTGGCTCTGCTGCTCGAAGAAGGCCGCCGTCTGGCCGGGCTGGAAGGGTAGACCGGCGATGGAGCGGTCGATCCTCATCGATACCCATTGCCACCTGGACGACCCGGCCTTCGATCCGGATCGGGAGGAGGTGCTGGCCCGAGCCCGGATGGCGGGCGTGGAGATCCTCATCCTCCCCGGGGTGGAACCGGAAGGGATTCCACGTGCCCTGGCGCTGGCCGAACGCCATCCGGGGCTTTACGTAGCGGTGGGGATTCATCCCCACGTGGCCTCGCAGTTTTCTTCCCAGCTCCTGGTCCAGCTCCGGAGCTGGGCGCGACATCCTCAAGTGGTGGCCATCGGGGAGATCGGACTGGATTTCTATCGCGATCGCTCGCCTCGAGAGGCGCAACGGGAAGCCTTCCGGGCCCAGCTGGAGCTGGCCGGCGAGCTGGGGCTGCCGGTGATCATCCACCAGCGGGAGGCCCGCGAGGCCGTGATGGAGGAGCTGGAGCGCTGGCTCGCCGCCCGCCCCGGGGCCCGAGGGGTCCTCCACGCCTTCTCCGGCGATCCCGCTATGGCCCGGATCGCCGTGGAATGGGGGTTCCTCCTGGGGATCGGGGGGCCGCTCACCTATCCCCGGGCGGAAAGCCTGCGGGAGGCCGCGCGGGCGGTCGGCCTGGACGGCCTGGTGCTGGAGACGGACGCGCCCTATCTGCCCCCGCAACCCCATCGGGGCCGTCGTAACGAGCCCGCTTACCTGCGGAACGTGGCGGAAGCCCTGGCCCAGCTTCTCGGGCTGCCGATGGAGCAGATCGCCCGACAAACCACCGCGAACGCTTGCCGGCTCTTCCGGCTTCCCCCACCGCAGGAAAGCGATCTCCCGGAGTCTCGCTCCGGAGATCCGTAGATATGGAAAGGCTCCACGCCCGATGTAAAATGAGACGAGAAGATTGTTCTTCGAAGAACATTCTGAACCAGGTAGACGGGAATGCCTCCGACCGCGCATTCGGTGCAGGCTCTGGTCCATATCCAGGAGTGGCTCCAGGGAGACCTGGAGCAGGTAGAGGCCCGCATGCGGGCGATCCCCCTCCCGTTTGAACCCCTGAAAACCGCGGTGGACCATCTGCTGCGTGCGGGGGGCAAGCGCATCCGTCCCATGTTGGTTTTGCTGACCGGTCGGCTCTACCGGGAAGCAGACGAGGCGATGATCGCTCTGGCCGCCGCCGTGGAGATGCTGCACACCGCCACCCTGGTCCACGACGACCTGATTGATGGCTCCCTGCTCCGGCGGGGGATCCCGACCCTGAACGCCATCTGGACCCCGGCGGCAACGGTGCTGACGGGCGATTACCTGTTCGCCTACGCGGCCTCCCTGGCGGCGCAGACCGAGAACGTCCGCGTCATGGCCATCTTCGCACGCACGCTGATGACCATCTGCGAGGGGGAGCTGCGCCAGCAATTTGGAGACCGCGCCGCCATGCTGGATCGGGAGGATTATTTCCAACGGATCTATGCTAAGACGGCGGCGATGTTCGAGCTGGCCACCGAGGCGGCTGCCGTGCTGGCCCGGGCTCCTGAGCCCCAGGTGGAGGCCCTTCGGCGTTACGGGGTGGATCTGGGGATGGCGTTCCAGATCATGGACGACATCCTGGACTTCACCGGTGAGGCCCAGGTCTTGGGCAAGCCGGTCGGCAACGATCTGCGTCAGGGCCTGATCACCCTCCCGGTGCTCTTCTATTTGGAGGAGCACCCCGGGGATCCCGTCATCGGCCGCATCCTGGCCGGGAGCTTCGGGGATGAGGAACTCATCCGCGAGGCGGTTCAGCGCGTGCGGAACTCGAAGGCGATCGCCCGGGCCCGGGCGGAGGCGGAGGCGTTCATCCGTCGCAGCCAGAGTTACCTGGAGAACATCCCGGAGGGTCCGGCCCGGGAGGCCCTGCGGTTCCTGGGCGAACACGTCCTGCGTCGGGATCATTGAGCCCCCCTGGCCGGGAGCGATCGAAGAAGGGCGATGGATGTCTCGGTGATCGTGGTGAGCTGGAACGTATGGGGCTGGCTGGCTCCCTGTCTGGTCTCCATCCGGCATGCCCTGGGAAGGCTGGAGGGGGAGATCATCGTGGTCGACAACGCCTCGACGGACGGGACTCCGGAGCGGGTGCGGGAGGCCTTCCCCGATGTGCGGCTTCTGGTCAACCCGGCCAACCGGGGTTTCCCGGCGGCGAACAATCAGGGGATGGCGGTCGCGCGAGGCCGCTATTTCTTTTTGTTGAATCCGGATACCGTAGTTCTGGATCAGGCCATCGAGGATCTGGTCACCTTTGCGGACGCCCATCCGGATGTGGGGGTGGTAGGTCCGCAGCTGCTCAACCCGGATGGGAGCGTCCAGTCCTCCCGCCGGCGGTTTCCCACCTTCTGGACTGCGCTGTTTGAGAGCACCTGGTGGCAGCCCTGGGCGCCCCGTCGCATCCTGGCGCGCTATTACGTCCTGGATCGCCCGGATCATGAGATCCAGGAGGTGGATTGGGTCACCGGGGCGGCCATGCTGGTCCGGCGGGAGGTGGTCGAGCGGGTCGGGCCTATGGACGAGGGGTTCTTCATGTATGCCGAGGAGCTGGACTGGTGCCGGAGGATCCGGCAGGCGGGCTGGCGGGTGTTCTACTATCCGCCGGCGAAAGTGATCCATTATGGGGGGCGAAGCAGCGATCAGGTGCCGGCCCTGCAGCATCTGGCCTTCCAGCGGAGCAAGATCCGGTATTTCCGAAAGCATCACGGTCCGTGGGCCGCCGCCGCCCTGCAGGCCTTCCTGATCGCCCAGTATCTCTGGCAGATCGGCGTGGAGGGGAGCAAAGCCCTGCTGGGGCATAAGCCGGCCATGCGCCGGGAGCGCGTGCGGATTTACACGCAGGTGGTCCGAGGGTTGCTGGAACGATCCTGAGCCCCTCAAGAGGACGGGGATGGGAAGGACCGGATTCTGCAAGCCCCTTGAAGGGACATTGCGTGGAGCTCGCCCTCTGCTCTTGAGCCTCTCGCTGGGTTTCTTTGGATTAAGTCTGGCTTATCAATTGGTTACTCCCATCGGGGAGACACCGGACGAGCTCTCCCACTTCCGGGTAATCGCCCATATCGTCCGGCACCGGACTTGGCCGGTGATTCAACCAGGACAACCCACGCCGCCTCACGAAAGCACTCAGTTCCCGCTTTATTATGGGATCGCAGCCCTTGCAACTGCCTGGATTCATTACGACGATGAGGTCATCCGGGAGGAGGCCAACCCTCATCATGTAGGGGCTCCTGCTCCGCCCCCTGAGGGCTGGAACAATCGGAACTTCCTCGTTCACGATCCGCGAGAGATTCGCCTCTGGCGAGGAGAGTTCCTGGCCTTTCGAATCGCTCGACTGATCTCCACGCTGGCGGGCTTGAGCGCGGTCCTCCTGACTTATCGGCTTGCGCGTCGGGTTTTCCCGCGCTCACCCCGGGCCGCGCTTCTTGCGGCGGCGCTTCTGGTTTTCCATCCTCGCTTGATCTTCACCGCTGCGAGCGTCAGCAATGACGCAATGGCCATAGCGGGCGCAGCCCTGGCTCTCAACGCCTTTGCGGATTATGTTTTGCGACCCTCTCCTCGGAAAGCCCTGATAGCAGGGCTGGCGATGGGTATGGCGATTTTATCCAAGGCTTCGAATGTCGGATTGATCCCCATCTGGATTCTGAGCGGGGCGCTGGCCAAACCGCGACGCCCGCACTTTGGGAGCTGGGTTCTTGAACTGACCCTTGGTTTGCTGGGAGCTGCCTTGCTGGCTGGAGGATGGATGGCGTGGAACATGGCCTTGTATCGAGACCCCCTGGCTCTTCGTGCTCATATGGAGATCATCCACTGGCAGCGACCGAATCTGCCGACACTCGCAGATTGGTGGTTTATCTTTTTACGAGCTCGCGAGACCGCTTTCTTTTCTTTTGGAGCAACGGAAGGCATTGTAGGCGAGCGATGGATCTACTGGATTGAGGATCTTTTCCTTGTCGCCACCTTATTCCAGCTTCTGAGAAAGTCATGGAAATCCCGTCTCAACCTGCAGTCGGCTTCTGAAAACTCCTCACTGATCTTTGTTTTATTTGCATGGGTCTCCGTTGTTATACTTGAGTTCTTTTGCTGGAATATTCATGTAGAAGCGGCGTTAGGGCGCCTTCTGTTCGTTGGCCTCCCGGCTTTCTGGCTCATTGTTCTGTGGGCCTGGGAGATTCCGGGCTGGCCTGCCCGGACTGGGCATCCTTTATATGCTTGGTTGGCTTTTTCTTCTTCGCTCTCTTTAATTGGGCTCGGGGCCTATCTGTGGCCTGCGTTTCATCGTCCCCTGCGCACTGAGCAGGAGATCCCTGCTTCCTTGGAGCGTCTGGAGTGGATTTTCGAGGATCTTGACAGCGGGGAGCCACTGGTGCGCCTGATCGGCTTTCAGGCGACGCCGCGTCGTCTGATGCCCGGACAGACCGTGCATCTTCATGCTTGCTGGCAGTTGCTGCGTCCATCCGCTCGCAATTACTCTATGACCTATCAGATATGGGCCGGAGCGAACCCGTCCCGAGGAGAGCGTCTGGGGCAGGTGGATACTTATCCCGGTGGTGGATCATGGCCGATGCGTTTCTGGCCACCCGGAGGAGTGCTCTGTGACACTTATCTAATCACCCTGCGTCCTCCTGCGCAGCTCCCCACCGCTCTCACTCTTCTTGTTGGGGTTTACGATCGGTCACAGCCTGATCTCCCCCAACTTCCACGCCGGGAAGGAGCCGGGATGATCCTCTTCGCCGGAGTGGGGAAACCAGGTCCGGCAGAGGAGTTCCGCTCATGGGAGGCGCGTTTCGAGCCCGGCATTCTTCTGCTACGCCATGAGGTGATTCAGGCCACTCCTGAGGAGATCCGGCTCCGCCTGATCTGGAAGGCCACATCCTCACTGCCACCCGGGCTTCATGTGTTTCTCCACCTGCTCGATCCCAATGGACGCTGGATCGCCGGAGGGGATGGACCTCCACGCATGGGAGATTATCCGACTGAGTTCTGGATGCCAGGAGATATTGTAGAAGAAGAGCGCTGGATACGTCCCCAACCTCCATTGCTACCGGGCGAATATCGTTTGCACACGGGCTGGTATGAGCTGACCAGCGGCAGGCGGCTGAGGGCCTTCGACGCAAGCGGACATCCTATCCCGGATGACAGCGTCCCGCTGGGCCGCATTCGCCTGGCATCTACGCCATAAACTGATCTCTGCCGGATCCGAAGACAGAAGACAAGCGTAAGCAATCACCCCAAAAGATCCTGCAACGCAGTTTTCAGGATGAGAGCACCAGCCATGAAGATCTGGCGAGAGCTTGGACTCCTCTCGATGAGCATAGGGCTTTTGGTCTGGTGGGAAGGAATCAGCCAACCCGGATGGCCTCGCGAGGGGGATGCGCTGCTTCATGGTTACCGGGCGCTGGAGATGGCTCGAATGTGGCAGGCAGGGGTTCTCTATCCACGCTGGGCGCCAGACCTGGCCGGAGGGGCAGGATATCCTCTTTTCGTGTTCCACGCTCCCTTGTTCCCCTGGTCTGTAGCTGCCCTGATCGTAGGGCTGGGCTTTCCTCTTGACCAAGCCATGAAGGTGGTTCTGATGGGAGCCGCCTGGGTTGGCAGCGCAGGCGCTTATTGGCTTGCCCGGAGGTGGGGGCTCAGCCAAGCGGCATCCATGGTTGCAGGCCTGGCTTTCGGCTATATGCCCTTTCAACTCCAACAGAGCAACTATCCGCAGTATGTGGCCGTGAATCTCATCCCCTGGCTTCTCATCAGCATTGACTACGCAATCCGCCAGGGTGGATTCCGGGCACGGAGCGGGCTGGCTGTGTCCACGGCTCTTCTGGGCCTCTGCCATAACTTAAGCGCTATGATGGGTTACTCGGTCGCCTTCGCCTACGCGCTTCTCGTGATCTGGAAGGAACGAGCCCCCGTTCGGCGCTGGGCGAAAGCCCTGGCGGCCTTCGTCATCGGTCTGGGAATGGCTCTCCCTTATCTGGGCCCATCCTTCACGGACATCGGCCTGGTTCATCTGGAGCGCGCCCGCACAGGCGTTTATGAGGTCACCCATCACTTCTTGACCATACCGCGCCTCCTCTCAATGCCCCCGCTGCGAGATGAACGCTGGGGGAATCGTCCTCACGTCCTGACCTTCGGATTGCACCAGATACTGCTCGCGCTTCCATCGCTAAGGGGGGTTCTCTTCCTTCGTCGACGGGCAGGACGATTAGAGAGGCTCTGGGGATGGATCCTCCTGCTCATCCTAACAGCCCTGATGCTTCCTGTCTCCTATCCTGTATGGGCAGCTCTGCCCTTCCTGCATTACATCCAGTTTCCATGGCGCTGGTTAGGGCCTGCGGGGCTCATCATCGCCCTTCTGATCGGCCTATCTATAGAGGATTTGAAGCCGAAACATCGATGGCCCTGCGCCTTTGCAGCCGCCCTGATTCTCATCCTCGGAGTGCTGGGGCTGATTTATGATGGAGGATCCCGCCACACGCTGTCCGGCTCAACCCTAAGGGATCTGCATCGTTATGAGCGGGAGCAACAATATCCCGGGCTTACCGCAACCGGAGAGCTGTTCCCCCGCTGGGTGGAGGGCTGGCCGGAGGCACCTCCCGATGTCGCGGCTGCATATGCGCGAGAGGAAGAGCCCTTTCGCCTGGATCTTCATGCCCTTCCTCCCGAAGCCCATGCGCGGCTGCTCTATAAAGGCCCGCTCGATCAGGCCTGGGAAATCTCGAGCCCCCTCCCCTTCCCAGCTCGCTTCTGGGTCCTTGGCTACCCCGGCTGGCAGGTCACCGTGAACGGAACGCCAACTCCAGCGTGGGTTGAGGCGGGCACCGGCTGGCTCCGCGCGGAGATACCTGCTGGCGTCCATGCTGTTCGTCTTCGATTTCAGGGCCGATGGCTCTGGCGACTTTTCGATCATGCCGCCCTCACCATGTGGTTAGGATGGCTCACGTGGGCAATCCTGAGACGAACCCGGAAGCGCAAAGAGGAAAAGCGATCCGCTTCGGTTGTGGACCTCAGCCCCGCGAACCCGGAGATGCTTCGACACTGGGGCGCCCGAGGCGCAGGCGTCATGTTCTTGGTCATCCTCGGCTTTCATCTCCCTTACCATCTCTGGTCCATGACTCGCGTGCCCCTGGATCAACCTCCAGGAGCCGACCTCTCGGTGCGCACAGATTTCGAAGGTCAGATGCGGCTGGCAGGCTACTCGATTGAACGATGGACCGTCCGCCCGGGCGAAACCGTTCGCCTCACATTGTGGTGGCGTGCCCTCCGGACTCCGAACGAAGATGTGCACGTCTATGTTCATGGCATACCGGCTGATCGCCTCGTCCCTCCTGCCCCTCAGGCTTTCCAGAGCGATCACGTTCATCCGGGAGATGTTCCTGTCCGACGATGGGATCCCGAAAAACACTACCGGGATGACCACCTTCTCAGGATCCCCACAGAGGCCCGACCGGGGCCCTACCGCATTCGTATAGGGCTATACAGTGGGCCGGAGGGACGGCGCTGGCAGACCACAGATAATGGGTCTGATGGCATAGACCTGCCCTTCGCACTGGTGGTCTCCCGCGCTCTTCCTCCTTACTCTCCTGCAGTCTCCTTTGGGGAGGTTCTTCTCCTGGAGGGATACGAGCAACCAAGCCCTCTGCATAGCGGACAACCCCTTACGCTCTGGTTCGGATGGCGGGCTCGGAGGCCCTTATCGCAAAATTACACGTTCTTCGTGCATCTCCTCAACGAAAAGGGGGGGCTGGTCGCCCAACGGGATCTCTTCCAGCTCACTGCGCTGTGGCCGGCAGGAACCCTGATCCCTCTTGGCGTCGATCTGCCTCCTCTTCCTTCGGGAAATTATCGGATCCGCATCGGCTGGTATCTCTGGCCCTCCATGGAACATCTTCCTGCCCCCAGCCCTACGGGGGTCCCTTACTGGGAAATGCCCAACGTCCTGGAGGTGAAGCCTTGAACCCCGGTCTGATCCTAATTCGACGAGAACAGGGATCCGCCTCCCCGGGCGAGCGCCCACCCTAACTGCTGGAGAATGAGCGCCTGCAGGGATGCAAGGCGTTCCTCATGGCGTCGCCGCATCTCCTCGAATTCGGCCTCCAGCTGGGCCAGGCGCTCCTCCATCCGATACCGGGCCTCCTCCAGCTCCGCCATCCGCTCCTCCAGCATCCGCAAACGAATGGAGGAGGTCACCATCCACTGATAGAAAGCCCGGATCAGATCCACCAGCGCCCTCACATCCACTGACTCCGGATCCGACTCCAGACGGCGGAGAAACGCCTCCAGATCCTCCAGCCCCTGATCCATCGCCATTTCCTCACACCTCCGCGCGTGAGATTCAGCGGTCAGGCTGGTGCGTCTCCCAACTCTCCCGATTATAGCCGTCCGGCTTCCCGGCTATAAAGAATCCCCCACCAGGAAGAGCGCACCGGCCTTTGCCGGATAAAAGTAAAATGAACAGGCCCGAAGGGACCGATTCCCGGCAAGCCTGGCTCGGAAACCATGCGGGTGGTCCATTTATACAAGGACTACTTCCCGATCCTCGGAGGGATCGAGAATCACATTCGGTTCCTGGCGGAGGCCCAGGCCCGCTCCGGCCTGGAAGTCATCGTCCTGGTGACCTCTCCCACCTGCCGAACCCAGGAGATCCGGGAGGGGAACCTGTGGGTGTTGAAGGCCGGGCGCTGGCTCACGGTGTCCTCTACCCCTCTGAGCCCTGTTTTCTTCCTGCACGCCCGGCGCCTCCTTCCCCATTGCGATCTGATCCACCTGCATCACCCCTACCCACCGGCGGAACTGGCCTACCTCCTGACCGGAGGAGGGATCCCTGCCGTCATGACCTACCACAGCGATATCGTGCGCCAGCGCCTGGGCAGCCGGCTCTATCGTCCGCTGCTCCATCGCGTGCTCTCCCGGGTCGACCGTATCCTGGTCACCAGCCCCGTTTATCTGGAGACCTCCCCCCACCTGCGAGCCTTCCGTGAAAAATGCCGTGTGGTTCCCCTGGGCATCGATCTCACCCGCTTTCTCTCCGCTCCCCCCGATGCGACGCGGGCCCTGCGCGCCTCCTGGTGCGAGACGCCCCAACGTCCCCACGTCCTCTTCGTGGGCCGCCTGCGGTATTACAAGGGGCTCGAGACCCTGCTCCACGCGCTCAAGCGCCTACCGGATGTCCACGCCGTGATCGTGGGGACCGGCCCGATGGAACGGCCATGGCGCGCCCTGACGCATGATCTGGGGCTCTCCCCGCGCGTGCATTTCCTCGGGGACATCCCGGATGCCCAGCTGCCCCTGTTTTATCACGCGGCCGATCTCTTTGTGCTGCCGGCCAGCGCGCGGGCGGAGGCGTTCGGGACCGTGCTGCTGGAGGCGATGGCCGCCGGCCTGCCGGTGATCACCACCGACATCGGGACGGGGACCCGCTGGGTGGTCGGCGAGGCGGGATGGGTGGTGCCTCCCTGGGATCCGGAAGCCCTGGCCACTGCCATCGGCGAGATCCTTGGGGATCCCGTCACCGCCCGGGCGCGCGGCGTGCAGGGCCGAGAGCGGGTTCGAGCGCACTTCACCCTGGAGAAGATGGTCGAGAACGTGATGGCGGTTTACCAGGAGGTCCTCCACCAGGCCCATCCCCAGAGGGCCAGCCCCAACCCGTAAAGCGGAAGCCCCCAGCCCACATTCGGCGGGATCCGGAGATGTTCGCCCCAGAGCCTCCACGCCTGCACCAGCTCCGGCCCGG is drawn from Thermoflexus hugenholtzii and contains these coding sequences:
- a CDS encoding glycosyltransferase family 2 protein; its protein translation is MDVSVIVVSWNVWGWLAPCLVSIRHALGRLEGEIIVVDNASTDGTPERVREAFPDVRLLVNPANRGFPAANNQGMAVARGRYFFLLNPDTVVLDQAIEDLVTFADAHPDVGVVGPQLLNPDGSVQSSRRRFPTFWTALFESTWWQPWAPRRILARYYVLDRPDHEIQEVDWVTGAAMLVRREVVERVGPMDEGFFMYAEELDWCRRIRQAGWRVFYYPPAKVIHYGGRSSDQVPALQHLAFQRSKIRYFRKHHGPWAAAALQAFLIAQYLWQIGVEGSKALLGHKPAMRRERVRIYTQVVRGLLERS
- a CDS encoding glycosyltransferase → MRVVHLYKDYFPILGGIENHIRFLAEAQARSGLEVIVLVTSPTCRTQEIREGNLWVLKAGRWLTVSSTPLSPVFFLHARRLLPHCDLIHLHHPYPPAELAYLLTGGGIPAVMTYHSDIVRQRLGSRLYRPLLHRVLSRVDRILVTSPVYLETSPHLRAFREKCRVVPLGIDLTRFLSAPPDATRALRASWCETPQRPHVLFVGRLRYYKGLETLLHALKRLPDVHAVIVGTGPMERPWRALTHDLGLSPRVHFLGDIPDAQLPLFYHAADLFVLPASARAEAFGTVLLEAMAAGLPVITTDIGTGTRWVVGEAGWVVPPWDPEALATAIGEILGDPVTARARGVQGRERVRAHFTLEKMVENVMAVYQEVLHQAHPQRASPNP
- a CDS encoding 6-pyruvoyl-tetrahydropterin synthase-related protein → MWQAGVLYPRWAPDLAGGAGYPLFVFHAPLFPWSVAALIVGLGFPLDQAMKVVLMGAAWVGSAGAYWLARRWGLSQAASMVAGLAFGYMPFQLQQSNYPQYVAVNLIPWLLISIDYAIRQGGFRARSGLAVSTALLGLCHNLSAMMGYSVAFAYALLVIWKERAPVRRWAKALAAFVIGLGMALPYLGPSFTDIGLVHLERARTGVYEVTHHFLTIPRLLSMPPLRDERWGNRPHVLTFGLHQILLALPSLRGVLFLRRRAGRLERLWGWILLLILTALMLPVSYPVWAALPFLHYIQFPWRWLGPAGLIIALLIGLSIEDLKPKHRWPCAFAAALILILGVLGLIYDGGSRHTLSGSTLRDLHRYEREQQYPGLTATGELFPRWVEGWPEAPPDVAAAYAREEEPFRLDLHALPPEAHARLLYKGPLDQAWEISSPLPFPARFWVLGYPGWQVTVNGTPTPAWVEAGTGWLRAEIPAGVHAVRLRFQGRWLWRLFDHAALTMWLGWLTWAILRRTRKRKEEKRSASVVDLSPANPEMLRHWGARGAGVMFLVILGFHLPYHLWSMTRVPLDQPPGADLSVRTDFEGQMRLAGYSIERWTVRPGETVRLTLWWRALRTPNEDVHVYVHGIPADRLVPPAPQAFQSDHVHPGDVPVRRWDPEKHYRDDHLLRIPTEARPGPYRIRIGLYSGPEGRRWQTTDNGSDGIDLPFALVVSRALPPYSPAVSFGEVLLLEGYEQPSPLHSGQPLTLWFGWRARRPLSQNYTFFVHLLNEKGGLVAQRDLFQLTALWPAGTLIPLGVDLPPLPSGNYRIRIGWYLWPSMEHLPAPSPTGVPYWEMPNVLEVKP
- a CDS encoding polyprenyl synthetase family protein; translated protein: MPPTAHSVQALVHIQEWLQGDLEQVEARMRAIPLPFEPLKTAVDHLLRAGGKRIRPMLVLLTGRLYREADEAMIALAAAVEMLHTATLVHDDLIDGSLLRRGIPTLNAIWTPAATVLTGDYLFAYAASLAAQTENVRVMAIFARTLMTICEGELRQQFGDRAAMLDREDYFQRIYAKTAAMFELATEAAAVLARAPEPQVEALRRYGVDLGMAFQIMDDILDFTGEAQVLGKPVGNDLRQGLITLPVLFYLEEHPGDPVIGRILAGSFGDEELIREAVQRVRNSKAIARARAEAEAFIRRSQSYLENIPEGPAREALRFLGEHVLRRDH
- a CDS encoding TatD family hydrolase, translating into MERSILIDTHCHLDDPAFDPDREEVLARARMAGVEILILPGVEPEGIPRALALAERHPGLYVAVGIHPHVASQFSSQLLVQLRSWARHPQVVAIGEIGLDFYRDRSPREAQREAFRAQLELAGELGLPVIIHQREAREAVMEELERWLAARPGARGVLHAFSGDPAMARIAVEWGFLLGIGGPLTYPRAESLREAARAVGLDGLVLETDAPYLPPQPHRGRRNEPAYLRNVAEALAQLLGLPMEQIARQTTANACRLFRLPPPQESDLPESRSGDP
- a CDS encoding glycosyltransferase family 39 protein, with protein sequence MGRTGFCKPLEGTLRGARPLLLSLSLGFFGLSLAYQLVTPIGETPDELSHFRVIAHIVRHRTWPVIQPGQPTPPHESTQFPLYYGIAALATAWIHYDDEVIREEANPHHVGAPAPPPEGWNNRNFLVHDPREIRLWRGEFLAFRIARLISTLAGLSAVLLTYRLARRVFPRSPRAALLAAALLVFHPRLIFTAASVSNDAMAIAGAALALNAFADYVLRPSPRKALIAGLAMGMAILSKASNVGLIPIWILSGALAKPRRPHFGSWVLELTLGLLGAALLAGGWMAWNMALYRDPLALRAHMEIIHWQRPNLPTLADWWFIFLRARETAFFSFGATEGIVGERWIYWIEDLFLVATLFQLLRKSWKSRLNLQSASENSSLIFVLFAWVSVVILEFFCWNIHVEAALGRLLFVGLPAFWLIVLWAWEIPGWPARTGHPLYAWLAFSSSLSLIGLGAYLWPAFHRPLRTEQEIPASLERLEWIFEDLDSGEPLVRLIGFQATPRRLMPGQTVHLHACWQLLRPSARNYSMTYQIWAGANPSRGERLGQVDTYPGGGSWPMRFWPPGGVLCDTYLITLRPPAQLPTALTLLVGVYDRSQPDLPQLPRREGAGMILFAGVGKPGPAEEFRSWEARFEPGILLLRHEVIQATPEEIRLRLIWKATSSLPPGLHVFLHLLDPNGRWIAGGDGPPRMGDYPTEFWMPGDIVEEERWIRPQPPLLPGEYRLHTGWYELTSGRRLRAFDASGHPIPDDSVPLGRIRLASTP